CGAGCGTTGCAGCTTGAGCAGGTCTTTCGCCAGCAGGATGCCGATGATGTTCTCGCGCTCGCCGCTGTGTACCGGGAAGCGCGAGTGCGCGGTGTCGATCACCAGGTTGATCAGGTCCTCGTAGGGCGCGTCGATGTCGATCACGTCCATGCGCGGCGCCGCCACCATCACCTCGCCGGCGCTCTTGTCTCCCATGCGCAGCACGCCTTCGAGCATCACCCGCGACTCCGGGCCGATGATGTCGTGGTCCTCGGCTTCGGCGAGGACGGCGATCAGGTCTTCCTTGGATTCGGGCGCAGGGTGGATGAATTCGGCGACCTTCTGGAGAAAGGTGCGCTTGTCTTCCTTTTCTGCGCGCGCAGGATGGGGGTCGGACACAGGCGGGGGGTGCAGGACGTGCGGTTGTCTGGGAACGGCAAGGATAGCGGAAGCCGGTTCCGGCTTCACGTCAGGCCGATGCGATCGGTTCCCGCCGCCACGGTTGCAAGCAAGCGCCGGGCCTGCCTGCGCGGCGATCAGCGCCCGGTGGGCAGGCGCCCGGCGCGCACGTCGCGCCGCACTTCCTGCATGCCGCCGATCCAGTCCCAGAAGCGCTTGGAATCGCGCTTGAGGCGGTAGTCGGTCTCGCCGATGTGCGCCTCCCACCACTGCAGCACCCGGCTGTCGATCGTGGCGGGTGGCAGCGCCAGATAAGCCTCGGACTCCGACCCGTCGCGGTGCACGGTGGCACCGGCCTTGCGCGCGATGCGCAGCATGGCGGCGTTTTCGCTCAGCGCCTGGATCACCATCTGGCCGATGCCCGCATTGCGCGCATGCACCGTGGCCCGCTGGAAAAGCCGGGCACCGAAACCGCGCCCCCGGGCACGCGGCACCACCGAAACGCCGAACTCCGCGGTGCGCGGCTGCTGGCCGGCGTCGCCGTAGGCCAGGTGCGCCAGGGCGATGAGTTCGAGGCGGCGGTTGAAAATGCCGAAGATTTCGTCGCGGCCGAAGTCGAGCTTGTCGACGTAGGCGTTGATCTGTTCGTCGCGCGCGGCATAGCCGAAGCGCAGGTAGCGGTCGGATTCATCGAGCGCCATCAGGTGGGCGCGGATGCGTTCGCGGTGGGCGGGGCCCAGCACCCGGATCGGCACCAGGGCCGCGGTGCCTGGCTTGCGTGTGGACACGAGCGATGCCTGCTCGGGCCGGAGCCAGCGGCGACCGGCGTGCAGAGAGGCATGGAGCCAGGACTTGGGAGCGAACATGCCGCAATTTTAGGCGATATCGAGGGTTAACCCTAGATGTTTTGTCGATCGAGCAGCCCGCTTTCCACGCGTTTTTCCTCGAGTTCTGCCACCACGGCCGTCATGAGCGAATGCTCGAAGGCCAGCGCGACGTGTGGCAGGCCGGCGACAAACCGATTCTCCGCACCCTCCAGGCAGGCGGTGGACGCCGGAAACACCACGTTGTCGCAGTTGGA
The nucleotide sequence above comes from Xylophilus sp. GOD-11R. Encoded proteins:
- a CDS encoding GNAT family protein yields the protein MFAPKSWLHASLHAGRRWLRPEQASLVSTRKPGTAALVPIRVLGPAHRERIRAHLMALDESDRYLRFGYAARDEQINAYVDKLDFGRDEIFGIFNRRLELIALAHLAYGDAGQQPRTAEFGVSVVPRARGRGFGARLFQRATVHARNAGIGQMVIQALSENAAMLRIARKAGATVHRDGSESEAYLALPPATIDSRVLQWWEAHIGETDYRLKRDSKRFWDWIGGMQEVRRDVRAGRLPTGR